A single genomic interval of Microbulbifer variabilis harbors:
- the hrpB gene encoding ATP-dependent helicase HrpB — protein MPELPIYSALPELFKALEIHNNVVLQAPPGAGKTTVVPLALLETDWLGQRNIIMLEPRRLAARTAAARMAAQLGEKLGETVGYQVRGERRRSAKTRILVVTEGILTRLLQSDPELSETSLVIFDEFHERSLQADLSLALCLQSQEYLREDLKLLVMSATLETEAVARVLGGAPVVSSEGRSFPVHIDYLGQREEPEDHRSMPALMSRKIFEALRKESGSVLAFLPGVSEIRKVEELLREQLASADDLKPDSIILAPLYGDLTREQQDQAIAPAAPDQRKVVLATNVAETSLTIEGIRIVVDSGLMRESRFDPNSGMNRLETCRISQASATQRSGRAGRLSEGFCLRLWSEGRQRSLSSKNTPEIIRSDLAPLALELAQWGVSDPTELSWLDLPPTGPLAQAQALLKQLGALDQDLRITPHGSAMLTLGCHPRLAHMMLRSLDWHLSQQACLLAALLSERDIFRGEARWDRDISKRIEALQAHSKGQNIDRGAVQRIRQQANTWQGQLKDFKPQEPRNSDSIDQADRIGVLLGLAYPDRIAKSRQDSARRYLLCSGRGAYFSHEDALALGDFLVVAELDGLGRDARIQLAAPISKNALQRCFADQIELNTTIRWDDTAGRAEALEQVILGKLVLQQQVAKDVPSELLSRALLDAIRQKGLSLLPWSKEALQFRARVEFLRTEESGQSLLGDTPLPNLSDDTLLQDLERWLLPHLHGFHKFEQLKQLDLLNILRAQLDWAHIQQVDELAPSHYTVPSGSRIAIDYEASPPILAVRLQELFGLAQTPAVLRGGYPLMIHLLSPARRPVQITRDLANFWANTYEEVKKELRIKYQKHYWPDDPRTAVATNKTKKRMDNPRGS, from the coding sequence ATGCCAGAGTTACCAATTTATTCCGCCCTACCAGAGTTATTCAAAGCACTGGAAATACACAACAATGTGGTACTGCAAGCTCCTCCTGGCGCAGGCAAGACTACCGTTGTTCCCTTGGCCCTGCTCGAAACCGATTGGTTGGGGCAACGCAATATCATTATGTTGGAGCCTCGTCGCCTGGCTGCGCGCACGGCTGCGGCACGTATGGCTGCCCAGCTCGGAGAGAAGCTAGGCGAGACTGTGGGTTACCAGGTACGCGGGGAACGGCGGCGAAGTGCGAAAACCCGTATCCTGGTTGTTACCGAAGGTATTCTTACCCGGCTGCTGCAGTCTGACCCGGAACTGTCAGAAACCTCGCTGGTTATTTTTGATGAGTTTCACGAGCGCAGTCTGCAAGCCGACCTATCCCTGGCACTGTGCCTGCAATCCCAGGAATATCTGCGCGAAGACCTGAAACTATTAGTAATGTCTGCAACCCTGGAAACCGAGGCGGTAGCCAGGGTGCTCGGCGGTGCGCCAGTGGTCAGTAGTGAGGGGCGCAGCTTCCCCGTACATATCGATTACCTTGGTCAGCGGGAGGAGCCGGAAGATCACCGCTCTATGCCCGCGCTCATGAGTCGCAAGATTTTCGAAGCACTTCGCAAAGAGTCAGGCAGTGTACTCGCATTTCTTCCGGGAGTTTCAGAGATTCGCAAGGTAGAGGAGTTACTGCGCGAACAACTCGCCTCTGCGGATGATCTCAAACCAGATAGTATTATTCTCGCCCCACTCTATGGAGACTTGACCCGCGAACAGCAGGATCAGGCCATCGCTCCGGCCGCTCCCGATCAACGCAAAGTGGTGCTAGCAACCAATGTGGCAGAAACCAGCCTGACGATTGAGGGAATCCGCATAGTTGTGGATTCCGGCTTAATGCGAGAGTCTCGCTTCGATCCTAACAGCGGTATGAATCGGCTGGAGACCTGCCGAATCTCACAAGCCTCTGCCACCCAGCGCAGCGGCCGCGCCGGGCGCCTCAGCGAAGGGTTCTGCCTGCGACTGTGGAGCGAGGGCCGCCAACGCAGCCTCAGCAGTAAAAACACCCCCGAAATAATACGCAGCGATTTGGCCCCCCTGGCGCTGGAATTAGCCCAGTGGGGAGTCAGTGATCCCACCGAGCTGAGCTGGCTGGACCTTCCCCCCACAGGTCCTCTAGCCCAAGCCCAGGCACTATTAAAGCAACTGGGCGCACTAGACCAAGACTTGCGCATCACTCCACACGGCAGCGCCATGCTCACCCTGGGTTGCCATCCACGCCTCGCCCATATGATGCTTCGCAGCCTCGACTGGCATCTATCACAACAGGCCTGCCTACTCGCGGCGCTACTGTCAGAGAGGGATATCTTCCGGGGAGAAGCACGCTGGGATAGAGACATCAGCAAACGTATCGAAGCACTACAGGCCCATTCTAAGGGGCAAAATATCGACCGCGGTGCGGTGCAACGTATTCGCCAGCAGGCCAACACTTGGCAGGGGCAATTAAAGGATTTCAAGCCGCAAGAACCTCGTAACAGCGATAGCATTGACCAGGCCGATAGAATCGGGGTGCTATTGGGGCTCGCCTATCCGGATAGAATTGCCAAAAGCCGCCAAGATAGTGCACGCCGCTACCTGCTTTGCAGCGGCCGAGGCGCATATTTCTCGCACGAAGACGCCCTGGCTCTCGGCGACTTCCTTGTGGTTGCCGAACTGGATGGACTGGGGCGCGATGCGAGAATCCAGCTGGCCGCTCCAATTTCAAAAAACGCCTTACAGCGCTGTTTTGCCGACCAAATCGAGCTAAATACCACTATTCGCTGGGATGATACCGCCGGGCGTGCCGAAGCCCTGGAGCAGGTCATACTGGGCAAACTAGTGCTGCAGCAGCAAGTCGCCAAAGATGTTCCATCAGAGTTATTGAGCCGGGCACTACTCGATGCCATTCGCCAGAAAGGACTCTCGCTACTGCCCTGGAGTAAAGAAGCCCTGCAATTTCGCGCACGAGTGGAATTTTTGCGAACAGAGGAAAGTGGTCAATCTCTACTGGGAGACACTCCGCTACCCAACTTGAGTGATGATACGCTGTTGCAGGACCTTGAGCGCTGGCTATTACCGCATCTACATGGCTTCCATAAATTTGAGCAGCTCAAGCAGCTGGACCTGCTCAATATTCTGCGCGCACAACTCGACTGGGCCCATATTCAGCAAGTTGATGAGCTGGCTCCCAGCCACTACACCGTACCCAGCGGCTCACGCATTGCTATCGATTACGAAGCATCCCCACCAATCCTGGCAGTGCGCTTACAGGAACTCTTCGGCCTGGCACAAACCCCCGCAGTTTTGCGTGGGGGATACCCGCTAATGATTCACCTGCTCTCCCCTGCTCGTCGCCCGGTACAGATCACTCGCGATCTGGCTAATTTTTGGGCAAACACCTACGAAGAGGTCAAAAAGGAGTTGCGTATCAAATATCAGAAGCACTACTGGCCAGATGACCCCCGTACCGCGGTCGCCACCAACAAGACTAAAAAGAGAATGGATAACCCCAGGGGCTCCTAA